A window of the Sphingobium sp. CAP-1 genome harbors these coding sequences:
- the rplE gene encoding 50S ribosomal protein L5, translated as MSDKYTPRSKAQYDAEIAKAMTEKFGYKNVMEIPKIEKIVLNMGVGEATQDKKKVTQAAEEMELIAGQKPVITKARKSIAQFKLREGMPIGAKVTLRRERMYEFLDRLINIALPRVRDFRGLNPKSFDGRGNYAFGIKEQLIFPEISYDKIDKVRGMDIIVTTTAKTDDEARELLRLFGFPFPIEEKQAA; from the coding sequence ATGAGCGACAAGTACACCCCGCGCTCGAAGGCGCAATATGACGCCGAAATCGCCAAGGCGATGACCGAGAAGTTCGGTTACAAGAACGTCATGGAAATCCCCAAGATCGAGAAGATCGTGCTCAACATGGGCGTGGGCGAAGCGACCCAGGACAAGAAGAAGGTCACGCAGGCCGCCGAGGAAATGGAGCTGATCGCCGGTCAGAAGCCGGTCATCACCAAGGCTCGCAAGTCCATCGCGCAGTTCAAGCTGCGTGAAGGGATGCCGATCGGCGCCAAGGTCACGCTGCGCCGCGAGCGCATGTATGAATTCCTGGACCGTCTGATCAACATCGCCCTGCCGCGCGTTCGCGACTTTCGTGGTCTGAACCCCAAGAGCTTCGATGGTCGTGGCAACTATGCCTTCGGCATCAAGGAGCAGTTGATTTTCCCGGAAATCAGCTACGACAAGATCGACAAGGTTCGTGGCATGGACATCATCGTGACCACCACGGCGAAGACGGACGATGAAGCGCGCGAACTGCTGCGCCTCTTCGGCTTCCCCTTCCCGATCGAAGAGAAGCAGGCGGCCTAA
- the rpsN gene encoding 30S ribosomal protein S14, which yields MAKLSSINKNERRKKLVKKYAGRYAKLKAIANDTAADDSDRLIARLKMAEIPRNGNPTRVRNRCELTGRPRAYYRKFRLCRVQLRDLANKGLIPGVTKSSW from the coding sequence ATGGCGAAACTGAGTTCGATCAACAAGAACGAGCGCCGCAAGAAGCTGGTGAAGAAATATGCCGGCCGTTATGCGAAGCTCAAGGCGATCGCGAATGATACCGCGGCCGATGACAGCGATCGTCTGATCGCGCGTCTGAAGATGGCGGAGATCCCCCGCAACGGCAATCCGACCCGCGTTCGGAACCGCTGCGAACTGACGGGGCGTCCCCGCGCTTATTACCGCAAATTCCGCCTCTGCCGCGTGCAGCTGCGTGATCTGGCCAACAAGGGCCTGATCCCCGGCGTCACCAAGTCGAGCTGGTAA
- the rpsH gene encoding 30S ribosomal protein S8 gives MALTDPLGDMLTRIRNGQQAKKDSVMSPASKLRARVLDVLQREGYIRGYSEELLGNHPGLRIELKYFEGQPAIKHVARVSKPGRRVYSGSKELPVVRNGLGITIVSTPRGVLSDAEAREQNVGGEVLAEVF, from the coding sequence ATGGCATTGACCGATCCCCTGGGTGATATGCTCACCCGCATCCGCAACGGGCAGCAGGCGAAGAAGGACAGCGTGATGTCCCCCGCTTCCAAGCTGCGCGCCCGCGTGCTCGACGTGTTGCAGCGTGAAGGCTACATTCGTGGCTATTCCGAAGAACTGCTGGGCAACCATCCCGGCCTGCGCATCGAGCTGAAATATTTCGAGGGCCAGCCGGCGATCAAGCATGTCGCCCGCGTGTCCAAGCCTGGCCGCCGCGTCTATTCGGGTTCCAAGGAACTGCCGGTGGTGCGCAACGGCCTGGGCATCACCATTGTCTCGACGCCCCGCGGCGTTCTGTCCGACGCCGAAGCGCGTGAGCAGAATGTCGGCGGCGAAGTGCTGGCGGAGGTGTTCTGA
- the rplF gene encoding 50S ribosomal protein L6, which translates to MSRTGKKPVAVPAGVTAAIADGQLSVKGPKGTLSLPLADEVTYSVEDGVIAVKPANDTKRARAFWGMQRTLIANLITGVTEGFSKKLLITGVGYRANSQGKTLKLQLGYSHDVDFEIPEGIEIKTPDNTTVEISGIDKQKVGQVAAEIRRWRKPEPYKGKGIKYAGEFIFRKEGKKK; encoded by the coding sequence ATGAGCCGTACTGGTAAGAAGCCGGTTGCCGTCCCCGCGGGCGTCACTGCGGCCATCGCCGACGGTCAGTTGTCGGTGAAGGGGCCGAAGGGCACCCTGTCGCTGCCGCTGGCCGACGAAGTCACCTACAGCGTCGAGGACGGCGTGATCGCGGTGAAGCCTGCCAACGACACCAAGCGCGCTCGCGCGTTCTGGGGTATGCAGCGCACCCTGATCGCCAACCTGATTACCGGCGTGACCGAGGGCTTCTCGAAGAAGCTGCTCATCACCGGTGTCGGTTATCGCGCCAACTCGCAGGGCAAGACCCTGAAGTTGCAGCTCGGCTATTCGCACGATGTCGATTTCGAAATCCCGGAAGGCATCGAGATCAAGACCCCGGATAACACCACGGTCGAGATCAGCGGCATCGACAAGCAGAAGGTGGGTCAGGTTGCCGCCGAGATCCGCCGCTGGCGCAAGCCCGAACCCTATAAGGGCAAGGGTATCAAATACGCCGGCGAGTTCATCTTCCGCAAGGAAGGGAAGAAGAAGTAA
- the rplR gene encoding 50S ribosomal protein L18, whose product MAKLSLFARRRRRVRTALKAVSGHKPRLSVHRSGQHIYAQVIDDVAGKTVAAASTLDKDVGSKALGKTGASAEAAADVGKRVAAAATAAGVTKVVFDRGGFLFHGRVKALADAAREGGLEF is encoded by the coding sequence ATGGCAAAGCTTTCCCTCTTCGCGCGGCGTCGTCGCCGCGTTCGCACCGCGCTCAAGGCTGTATCGGGTCACAAGCCCCGCCTTAGCGTCCATCGTTCGGGCCAGCACATCTACGCCCAGGTCATCGACGACGTTGCCGGCAAGACCGTCGCCGCCGCTTCGACCCTGGACAAGGATGTGGGTTCGAAGGCTCTGGGCAAGACCGGCGCCTCTGCCGAAGCCGCTGCCGATGTCGGCAAGCGCGTCGCCGCTGCTGCGACCGCCGCCGGTGTCACCAAGGTCGTGTTCGACCGTGGTGGCTTCCTGTTCCATGGCCGCGTCAAGGCGCTGGCCGATGCCGCCCGTGAAGGCGGGCTGGAGTTCTGA
- the rpsE gene encoding 30S ribosomal protein S5 has product MADENTNEVVAPVEGAEAAPTEGRGPGRGRGNRGGGDRNRGERGGRGRRDDRRGGNRDEEQGEELIEKLVHINRVSKTVKGGKRFGFAALVVVGDGKGRAGFGHGKAREVPEAISKATAAAKKAMVRVPLKEGRTLHHDGLGHFGAGKVTVRSAPAGTGIIAGGPMRAVFESLGVADVVTKSNGTSNPYNMIRATFAALGEQTSPKSVAQRRGKKVADLLRRGGASADVAQADAEAIAE; this is encoded by the coding sequence ATGGCTGACGAAAACACCAATGAAGTCGTCGCGCCCGTCGAGGGCGCCGAGGCTGCACCGACCGAAGGTCGTGGTCCCGGCCGTGGCCGTGGCAATCGTGGCGGTGGCGACCGCAATCGTGGCGAGCGTGGCGGCCGTGGCCGTCGCGACGACCGTCGCGGTGGCAACCGTGACGAGGAGCAGGGCGAGGAGCTGATCGAGAAGCTGGTTCACATCAACCGCGTCTCCAAGACCGTCAAGGGCGGCAAGCGCTTCGGTTTCGCTGCTCTGGTCGTCGTCGGCGACGGCAAGGGTCGTGCGGGCTTCGGCCATGGCAAGGCGCGCGAAGTGCCTGAAGCCATCAGCAAGGCGACCGCCGCCGCCAAGAAGGCGATGGTCCGCGTTCCGCTGAAGGAAGGCCGCACCCTGCATCATGACGGCCTGGGCCATTTCGGCGCCGGCAAGGTGACCGTCCGTTCGGCCCCGGCCGGCACGGGCATCATCGCCGGTGGTCCGATGCGCGCCGTGTTCGAAAGCCTCGGCGTCGCTGACGTTGTGACCAAGTCGAACGGCACGTCGAACCCCTATAACATGATCCGTGCGACCTTCGCGGCGCTGGGCGAACAGACCAGCCCCAAGTCGGTGGCGCAGCGTCGTGGCAAGAAGGTCGCCGACCTTCTGCGTCGCGGTGGCGCCTCGGCCGATGTCGCGCAGGCTGACGCCGAAGCGATTGCGGAGTAA
- the rpmD gene encoding 50S ribosomal protein L30 → MAKIKIKQIGSPIRRPEAQKKILIGLGLGKMHRVVELEDTAEVRGAIAKLPHMVAVVEG, encoded by the coding sequence ATGGCGAAGATCAAGATCAAGCAGATCGGTTCGCCGATCCGTCGCCCCGAAGCCCAGAAGAAAATTCTGATCGGCCTGGGCCTTGGCAAGATGCACCGCGTGGTCGAGCTGGAGGACACCGCGGAAGTGCGCGGCGCCATCGCCAAGCTGCCCCACATGGTGGCCGTGGTCGAAGGCTGA
- the rplO gene encoding 50S ribosomal protein L15: MTKLNEINDNAGARKGRMRVGRGIGSGKGKTAGRGQKGAKARSGVSINGFEGGQMPLHMRIPKRGFNNIFAKDYAIVNLGAVQKAVDAGKLDANATIDQAALNAANLTRGGKDGVRLLAKGELTAKVSFLVAGASQSAVEAVEKAGGKVEVIAVVPAAEKAKAKKGTALAAKKAAKQG, translated from the coding sequence ATGACCAAACTGAACGAAATCAATGACAATGCCGGCGCCCGCAAGGGCCGGATGCGCGTCGGACGCGGCATCGGCTCCGGCAAGGGCAAGACCGCCGGTCGCGGCCAGAAGGGCGCCAAGGCGCGTTCGGGCGTCAGCATCAACGGCTTCGAGGGTGGCCAGATGCCGCTCCACATGCGCATTCCGAAGCGCGGCTTCAACAACATCTTCGCCAAGGATTACGCGATCGTGAACCTGGGTGCGGTGCAGAAGGCGGTCGACGCCGGCAAGCTGGACGCCAATGCGACCATCGATCAGGCCGCGCTCAACGCCGCCAACCTGACCCGTGGCGGCAAGGACGGCGTGCGTCTGCTGGCCAAGGGTGAACTGACCGCCAAGGTCAGCTTCCTGGTTGCCGGCGCGTCGCAGAGCGCGGTTGAAGCGGTTGAAAAGGCCGGCGGCAAGGTCGAAGTGATCGCCGTCGTTCCCGCCGCCGAAAAGGCGAAGGCGAAGAAGGGCACCGCTCTGGCCGCCAAGAAGGCCGCCAAGCAGGGCTGA
- the secY gene encoding preprotein translocase subunit SecY gives MASRADQLASNLSLAKFSQATDLKKRLWFTLGALIVFRFLSFVPLPGVDPTALSQLYKQTNGGILDIFNTFSGGSLSRMSLIALGVMPYITASIVVQLAASLSPQLAAIKKEGESGRKKLNQYTRYGTVGLTAVQGWFIAVGLEGFGAQSGVQAVVDPGLLFRLTAVVSLIGGTMFLMWLGEQITSRGIGNGTSLIIMAGIVAQLPVTLSNLFKSGSEGSISGLLIFVIVVALMGLVLLICFMERAQRRVLIQYPKRQTRQGLMQADRSHLPLKVNTAGVIPPIFASSLLLMPLTISQFAGQTVAGESKWGDFVLSLNQYLAHGTPLYMALYGLGIVFFCFFYTAVVFNPEETADNLKRNGGFIPGIRPGKNTEHYLDYVLTRITVVGAAYLAFICLVPEFAIARAGIPFYLGGTSLLIVVNVTVDTVTQIQSHLLAHQYGDLIKKAKLKGRLR, from the coding sequence ATGGCATCGAGAGCCGACCAGCTCGCATCCAATCTCAGCCTCGCGAAGTTCAGCCAGGCGACCGACCTCAAGAAGCGCCTGTGGTTCACGCTGGGCGCGCTGATCGTGTTCCGCTTCCTGAGCTTCGTGCCGTTGCCCGGCGTCGATCCGACCGCCCTGTCGCAGCTCTATAAGCAGACCAATGGCGGCATCCTCGACATCTTCAACACCTTTTCGGGTGGGTCGCTGTCGCGCATGAGCCTGATCGCGCTCGGCGTGATGCCCTATATCACCGCGTCGATCGTGGTGCAGTTGGCAGCCAGCCTTTCGCCGCAGCTCGCGGCGATCAAGAAGGAAGGCGAAAGCGGGCGCAAGAAGCTGAACCAATATACCCGCTATGGCACGGTCGGTCTGACGGCGGTGCAGGGCTGGTTCATCGCCGTGGGGCTGGAGGGCTTTGGCGCGCAGTCGGGCGTGCAGGCGGTGGTCGATCCTGGCCTGCTGTTCCGCCTGACGGCAGTCGTTTCGCTGATCGGCGGCACCATGTTCCTGATGTGGCTGGGTGAGCAGATCACCTCGCGCGGGATCGGCAACGGCACGTCGCTGATCATCATGGCGGGTATCGTCGCCCAGTTGCCGGTGACGTTGAGCAACCTGTTCAAGTCGGGCAGCGAGGGGTCGATTTCCGGCCTGCTGATCTTCGTGATCGTGGTGGCGCTGATGGGCCTTGTCCTGCTGATCTGCTTCATGGAGCGGGCGCAGCGCCGGGTGCTGATCCAATATCCCAAGCGCCAGACGCGCCAGGGGCTGATGCAGGCCGACCGCAGCCATTTGCCGCTGAAGGTCAACACCGCCGGCGTTATCCCGCCGATCTTTGCCTCGTCGCTGCTGCTGATGCCGCTGACCATTTCGCAGTTTGCCGGCCAGACCGTCGCGGGCGAGAGCAAGTGGGGCGATTTCGTCCTGTCGCTGAACCAGTATCTGGCGCACGGCACACCGCTCTATATGGCGCTCTATGGCCTGGGCATCGTCTTTTTCTGTTTCTTCTATACCGCCGTGGTGTTCAACCCGGAAGAAACGGCCGACAATCTGAAGCGCAATGGCGGCTTCATTCCGGGCATTCGTCCGGGCAAGAATACCGAACATTATCTCGACTATGTGCTGACGCGCATCACCGTCGTTGGCGCGGCCTATCTGGCGTTCATCTGTCTGGTGCCGGAATTCGCGATCGCGCGGGCGGGCATTCCCTTCTACCTTGGTGGGACTAGCCTGTTGATCGTCGTCAATGTTACGGTCGATACCGTGACCCAGATTCAGAGCCATCTGCTGGCCCATCAATATGGGGATCTGATCAAGAAGGCGAAGCTCAAGGGTCGCCTGCGCTGA
- a CDS encoding adenylate kinase gives MNIILLGPPGAGKGTQATRLVESRSMVQLSTGDMLRAAVKAGTPIGLQAKALMESGALVPDEVVSGIIGEALDALAADTGVIFDGYPRTEAQAHSLDTILSERKRTLDHVIELDVNEDALVERITGRFTCASCGEGYHDSFKTPKVEGECDKCHGHEFKRRPDDNEETVRTRMAEYRAKTAPILPIYEARGIVSRVDGMADMDDVTVAIAAILDGGAA, from the coding sequence ATGAATATCATTCTGCTTGGCCCTCCGGGAGCCGGCAAGGGGACGCAGGCGACCAGGCTGGTAGAGAGCCGGTCGATGGTACAGCTTTCGACCGGCGACATGCTGCGCGCCGCGGTGAAGGCCGGGACGCCCATTGGCCTTCAGGCCAAGGCGCTGATGGAATCGGGCGCGCTGGTGCCGGACGAAGTGGTGTCGGGCATCATCGGTGAAGCGCTCGATGCGCTGGCGGCCGATACCGGCGTGATCTTCGACGGCTATCCGCGCACGGAGGCGCAGGCCCATTCGCTCGACACCATATTGAGCGAGCGCAAGCGCACGCTCGACCATGTGATCGAGCTGGACGTGAATGAGGATGCGCTGGTCGAGCGCATCACCGGCCGCTTCACCTGCGCGAGCTGTGGCGAAGGCTATCATGACAGCTTCAAGACCCCCAAGGTCGAGGGCGAATGCGACAAGTGCCACGGCCACGAGTTCAAGCGCCGCCCGGACGATAATGAGGAAACCGTGCGCACCCGCATGGCCGAATATCGCGCCAAGACCGCGCCGATCCTGCCGATCTACGAAGCGCGCGGCATCGTGTCGCGCGTGGACGGCATGGCGGATATGGACGATGTGACCGTCGCCATCGCCGCTATCTTGGACGGCGGCGCGGCCTGA
- a CDS encoding SRPBCC family protein: MRKLMILAWAGVAMAAPAHAAVTASGDTGFVTESSVDIAADAASVYALLGQPGRWWSDAHTYSGDSANMTIDARAGGCFCETIPARTGPAGTIEHARVLFAMPGRILRLSGGLGPLQSEGVAGTLNFAIAPSGKGVRVTMTYVVGGYLRGGTAAMAPLVDQVLNEQLQGLKRAAEAPAP; the protein is encoded by the coding sequence ATGCGCAAATTGATGATATTGGCATGGGCTGGTGTGGCGATGGCCGCGCCGGCCCATGCTGCTGTTACGGCCAGCGGCGATACGGGTTTCGTCACCGAAAGCAGCGTCGACATCGCGGCTGATGCCGCCAGCGTCTATGCGCTGCTGGGCCAGCCGGGGCGCTGGTGGAGCGACGCGCATACCTATAGCGGCGATTCGGCGAACATGACGATCGATGCGCGGGCCGGCGGCTGTTTCTGCGAGACGATTCCCGCCAGGACGGGGCCGGCCGGCACGATCGAACATGCGCGCGTCCTCTTTGCCATGCCTGGCCGGATATTGCGCCTGTCGGGTGGGCTGGGGCCGTTGCAGAGCGAGGGCGTGGCTGGAACGCTGAACTTCGCGATCGCGCCGTCGGGCAAGGGGGTGCGGGTGACGATGACCTATGTGGTGGGCGGCTATCTGCGCGGCGGCACGGCGGCGATGGCGCCGCTGGTCGATCAGGTGCTGAACGAGCAGTTGCAGGGGCTGAAGCGGGCGGCGGAAGCGCCGGCGCCCTGA
- a CDS encoding acyltransferase family protein, with protein sequence MDALRGIGALCVLIFHYSTRFHELFPQAAHVPFSFPGGNYRVLLFFTISGFAIFFTLDRIGSVADFVVNRFARLYPAYLVAMLLTLGIEYLAQATQLLVGPVAILANFTMLQGFAFLPEVDGAYWTLTVEIAFYFCMIAIWKFAGVKRLEPVLAGWLLVRWLYWVWPDMPERIIMLLVLRYTPFFVIGMLAYRVWRGQRSLKQQAPYAALALLSIGTMETWDVTIVGCVLLAAFVALIHGHLRFLALRPLVWLGGISYSFYLIHQHVGFVVMLECAKAGYSPWIGFAVAFLVALTLGTAINRVVERPAGEAILTWWKRRRDARRASSAPVVSEG encoded by the coding sequence TTGGACGCCTTGCGCGGCATCGGCGCGCTGTGCGTGCTGATTTTCCATTATTCGACCCGCTTCCACGAACTGTTTCCGCAGGCCGCGCATGTGCCGTTCAGCTTTCCGGGCGGCAATTATCGCGTCCTGCTGTTCTTCACCATTTCGGGCTTCGCGATCTTCTTCACGCTCGACCGGATCGGCAGCGTCGCCGATTTCGTCGTCAACCGCTTCGCCCGGCTCTATCCCGCCTATCTGGTGGCGATGCTGCTGACGCTGGGCATCGAATATCTGGCGCAGGCGACGCAATTGCTGGTCGGGCCGGTCGCAATCCTGGCCAATTTCACGATGTTGCAGGGCTTTGCTTTCCTGCCGGAGGTGGATGGCGCCTATTGGACGCTGACGGTCGAGATCGCCTTCTATTTCTGCATGATCGCGATCTGGAAATTCGCCGGGGTGAAGCGGCTGGAGCCGGTGCTGGCGGGATGGCTGCTGGTCCGCTGGCTCTACTGGGTCTGGCCGGACATGCCCGAACGGATCATCATGCTTTTGGTGCTGCGCTACACCCCTTTCTTCGTGATCGGGATGCTGGCCTATCGCGTTTGGCGCGGGCAGCGCAGCCTGAAGCAGCAGGCACCCTATGCCGCGCTGGCGCTGCTGTCGATCGGGACCATGGAGACATGGGATGTCACCATCGTCGGTTGCGTGCTGCTGGCGGCGTTCGTGGCGCTGATCCACGGGCATCTGCGCTTTCTCGCCCTGCGCCCGCTCGTCTGGCTGGGGGGGATCAGTTACAGCTTCTACCTGATCCACCAGCATGTCGGTTTCGTCGTGATGCTGGAATGCGCCAAGGCGGGCTATAGCCCCTGGATCGGCTTTGCCGTCGCCTTTCTGGTGGCGCTGACGCTGGGGACGGCCATCAACCGGGTGGTCGAGCGGCCCGCGGGCGAGGCGATCCTGACCTGGTGGAAGCGCCGCCGTGACGCGCGCCGGGCAAGCAGCGCGCCGGTGGTCAGCGAAGGCTGA
- a CDS encoding CsgG/HfaB family protein: MRGLKMLAATAVCLAMAMPQAMAEDKKGSSGRQAQTKKQMEIPHCTKRLGTVAIVEPDNQWWRELSLGSPEAIIKLFVQQSGCFGIVNRGRSMASRNMERAMADSGELQAGSNLGKGQVKAADYFIQPDIVTTNKNSGGNAIGGLVGGFLGGRTLGALAGGISIKKSEANVMLSVVNARTTEEEVMAEGYFRKSDLSFGGGGGLGWMGGLAAVGGGGYQNTDIGQVIVLAYLDAYTKMVTQMGGLPDNAAAAAPVAQ, from the coding sequence ATGCGTGGATTGAAGATGCTGGCCGCCACCGCGGTTTGTCTGGCGATGGCGATGCCGCAGGCGATGGCCGAAGATAAAAAGGGATCGTCCGGGCGTCAGGCCCAGACCAAGAAGCAGATGGAAATTCCCCACTGCACCAAGCGGCTGGGCACCGTCGCGATCGTGGAGCCGGACAATCAATGGTGGCGGGAACTGAGCCTGGGCAGCCCTGAAGCGATCATCAAGCTGTTCGTCCAGCAATCGGGCTGCTTCGGCATCGTCAATCGCGGCCGGTCGATGGCCAGCCGCAATATGGAACGGGCGATGGCGGATTCGGGCGAATTGCAGGCCGGCTCCAATCTGGGCAAGGGACAGGTCAAGGCGGCGGATTATTTCATCCAGCCCGACATCGTCACCACCAACAAGAATAGCGGCGGCAACGCCATTGGCGGTCTGGTCGGCGGCTTCCTGGGCGGTCGCACGCTGGGTGCGCTGGCCGGCGGCATCTCGATCAAGAAGAGCGAGGCCAATGTCATGCTCTCGGTCGTCAACGCCCGCACGACCGAGGAAGAGGTGATGGCCGAAGGCTATTTCCGCAAGTCCGACCTCAGCTTCGGCGGCGGCGGCGGCCTTGGCTGGATGGGCGGCCTCGCGGCGGTCGGCGGCGGCGGCTATCAGAATACCGATATCGGTCAGGTGATCGTCCTCGCCTATCTGGACGCCTATACCAAGATGGTGACGCAGATGGGCGGCCTGCCCGACAATGCAGCCGCGGCCGCGCCCGTCGCGCAATAA
- the lepA gene encoding translation elongation factor 4 has product MTDLSHIRNFSIIAHIDHGKSTLADRLIQRTGGLTDREMSAQVLDNMDIEKERGITIKAQTVRLDYVAQNGETYELNLMDTPGHVDFAYEVSRSLAACEGALLVVDAAQGVEAQTLANVYQSIEHDHEIVPVLNKIDLPAAEPEKVRAEIEEVIGLDASEAVLASAKSGIGIDDILEAIVKKIPPPKGDRDAPLEAMLVDSWYDPYLGVVILVRVVNGVIKKGQNIKFMIGGTEHLIDRVGCMRPKIEQLPELGPGEIGFITAQIKDISQTRVGDTITTVKNPAATPLPGFKEVQPVVFCGLFPVDANDFDKLRDSISKLRLNDASFSFEMESSAALGFGFRCGFLGLLHLEIIQERLTREYDLDLITTAPSVVYKIQLTYGAGEIELHNPADMPDPTKIDEIEEPWIEAIIYCPDEYLGSILKLCQDRRGIQKNLTYVGGRAQVTYELPLNEVVFDFYDRLKSISRGYASFDYHQIGYREGDLVKMSIMVNSEPVDALSMIVHRGSAESRGRGMCERLKDLIPRHLFKIPIQAAIGGKVIARETIAAMRKDVTAKCYGGDISRKKKLLDKQKEGKKRMREYGSVQIPQEAFIAALRMGDES; this is encoded by the coding sequence ATGACCGATCTGAGCCATATCCGCAATTTTTCCATCATCGCGCATATCGACCATGGCAAGTCCACGCTGGCCGACCGGCTGATTCAGCGCACCGGCGGCCTGACCGACCGGGAGATGAGCGCGCAAGTCCTTGACAATATGGACATTGAGAAGGAGCGCGGCATCACCATCAAGGCGCAGACGGTGCGCCTGGACTATGTCGCGCAAAATGGCGAGACGTACGAACTCAACCTGATGGACACGCCGGGCCATGTCGACTTCGCCTATGAGGTGAGCCGGTCGCTCGCCGCGTGCGAGGGCGCGTTGCTGGTGGTGGACGCGGCGCAGGGCGTGGAAGCGCAGACGCTGGCCAACGTCTATCAGTCGATCGAGCATGATCATGAGATCGTGCCGGTGCTGAACAAGATCGACCTGCCCGCCGCCGAACCGGAAAAGGTGCGCGCGGAAATCGAGGAGGTGATCGGCCTCGACGCGTCGGAAGCGGTGCTGGCCAGCGCCAAGTCGGGCATCGGCATCGACGATATTCTCGAAGCCATCGTCAAGAAGATTCCGCCGCCCAAGGGCGACCGCGATGCGCCGCTGGAGGCGATGCTGGTCGATAGCTGGTACGACCCCTATCTGGGCGTCGTCATCCTGGTCCGCGTCGTCAACGGCGTCATCAAGAAGGGCCAGAATATCAAGTTCATGATCGGTGGCACCGAGCATCTGATCGACCGCGTCGGCTGTATGCGGCCCAAGATCGAGCAACTGCCCGAACTCGGCCCCGGCGAGATCGGCTTCATCACCGCGCAGATCAAGGACATCAGCCAGACCCGCGTCGGCGACACCATCACCACGGTCAAGAACCCCGCGGCCACGCCATTGCCGGGCTTCAAGGAAGTGCAGCCGGTGGTGTTTTGTGGCCTGTTCCCGGTCGACGCCAACGACTTCGACAAGCTGCGCGATTCGATCAGCAAGCTGCGCCTGAACGACGCCAGCTTCAGTTTCGAGATGGAGAGCAGCGCGGCGCTGGGCTTCGGCTTCCGCTGCGGGTTCCTGGGCCTGCTGCATCTGGAGATTATTCAGGAGCGGCTGACGCGGGAATATGATCTGGACCTGATCACCACCGCGCCGTCGGTGGTGTATAAAATCCAGCTCACCTATGGCGCGGGCGAGATCGAACTGCACAATCCCGCCGACATGCCCGACCCGACCAAGATCGACGAGATTGAGGAACCGTGGATCGAGGCGATCATCTATTGCCCCGACGAATATCTGGGATCGATCCTGAAACTCTGTCAGGACCGGCGGGGCATTCAGAAGAATCTCACCTATGTCGGCGGCCGAGCGCAGGTGACATATGAATTGCCGCTCAACGAAGTGGTGTTCGACTTTTACGATCGGCTGAAGTCGATCAGCCGGGGCTATGCCAGCTTCGATTATCACCAGATCGGATACCGGGAAGGTGATCTGGTCAAGATGAGCATCATGGTCAACAGCGAGCCGGTCGATGCGCTGTCCATGATCGTCCATCGCGGCAGCGCGGAATCGCGCGGGCGCGGCATGTGCGAGCGGCTGAAGGATCTGATCCCCCGCCATTTGTTCAAGATACCGATTCAGGCGGCGATCGGCGGCAAGGTGATCGCGCGCGAGACGATCGCGGCGATGCGCAAGGATGTGACCGCCAAATGTTATGGTGGCGACATCAGCCGCAAGAAGAAGCTGCTCGACAAGCAGAAGGAAGGCAAGAAGCGGATGCGCGAATATGGCAGCGTCCAGATTCCGCAGGAAGCCTTCATCGCGGCGCTGCGCATGGGCGACGAGAGCTGA
- a CDS encoding PH domain-containing protein, with protein sequence MSETWLYDEHPAMFRAHPFLFLLLLVSLVGILAIGVWWVLHKGERLALSEREVLLERGLLAKQRTEIALTSIRSVRITQSLGQRMFGVGHVELFSAGDMAEIAVKNMPRPDRIRAIAAARNLDLLPQR encoded by the coding sequence GTGAGCGAAACATGGCTGTATGACGAGCATCCCGCGATGTTCCGGGCGCACCCTTTCCTGTTCCTGCTCCTGCTGGTTTCGCTCGTCGGCATATTGGCGATCGGGGTCTGGTGGGTGCTGCACAAGGGCGAGCGACTGGCGCTGAGCGAGCGCGAAGTGCTGCTCGAACGCGGCCTGCTGGCCAAGCAACGGACCGAAATCGCCCTCACCTCGATCCGGTCGGTTCGCATCACCCAGAGCCTGGGGCAGCGGATGTTCGGTGTCGGGCATGTCGAACTGTTCAGCGCCGGCGACATGGCGGAAATCGCGGTCAAGAATATGCCGCGCCCCGACCGCATCCGCGCCATCGCCGCCGCCCGCAACCTCGACCTGCTGCCCCAGCGTTAA